In Eublepharis macularius isolate TG4126 chromosome 4, MPM_Emac_v1.0, whole genome shotgun sequence, the following are encoded in one genomic region:
- the TMEM40 gene encoding transmembrane protein 40 — MNNSNSSVPVHPAEHEDGKRKQIGKSKSRGSEDESSAEELATQSQTQDTAKEVIPYSESEVMGRDSTTTDVSEKDTCHLPEHPRWWIRKDDEFFHFVIVCFAIGILLVCYYKYQEWTVSVGVGLMTFAALETTGIYFGLVYRIRAILDSFIPLLQRFKLPGFKKTN, encoded by the exons ATGAACAACTCAAATTCTTCTGTTCCAGTTCATCCAGCAGAACATGAAG ACGGAAAACGAAAACAAATTGGAAAATCAAAATCTCGAGGCAGTGAAGACGAAAGTTCTGCTGAGGAGTTGGCAACACAGAGTCAAACACAAG aTACAGCCAAAGAAGTTATTCCATACAGTGAATCAG AGGTAATGGGCAGAGACAGTACAACCACAGATG TGTCTGAGAAGGATACTTGCCATTTGCCTGAGCATCCAAGGTGGTGGATACGAAAAGACG atgaaTTCTTCCATTTTGTCATTGTTTGCTTTGCAATTGGAATCTTATTAGTTTGTTACTACAAATATCAAG AATGGACAGTTTCTGTCGGTGTTGGCTTGATGACCTTTGCAGCCTTGGAGACAACTGGAATATATTTTGGCCTAG TGTATCGTATTCGTGCTATCCTGGATAGTTTTATTCCTCTGCTTCAGAGATTCAAACTACCTG GTTTCAAGAAAACAAACTGA